The genomic segment TCTGGGCAATACTCTGCAGCTCCATCAAAGTCGCAATGGAGATCTCTAACCTTACCCAACCTTCTTTTGTAGAGCAAAGAGGTTTGACTAACAGCCTGCTACACCTTTTAGATTTTCAATTAAAACTATGAATTACTTCACATCCACTTTacaaaaatcttaataaaatatacttAGGATTCTGGTTAGAAAAATGATCAGTCTTAACCTTGTAAAGAGGTCATGAAAGATAACCAGATAAGCAACATCTGATATTTGACAgcctttgatttttattttttttttaattactaatCATATACTGTTGATCACTGAACAAAATAATGTATGAATAATTTCAGCATCTgcagtgtctctttaagaatacAAACGCAACGGCTACCTAATGATAAAGTTGGCATATGCATacaataattaaattcatttaaaaatgtatttttgttgttgttttttctgcattcCCATCCCCCctgttttctctccttcctctttgTCTGCTTGATCTCTCCTCGCTGCCATCTCTCCTCCCAGCGACAGCcgctgctctctgattggctgtctcTGATGTGGGGGCGGAGCTTGCTGAGTCCTCCGCTGCTTTTCTAGCCTCAAGATCAGCTCTGTCGTCAGTTTCGGTAACGGCTACACACGGAGTGCGACAACAGTGCACGTtcacaaaaaggaaacaaacgtTTCAGTAGCTTAAACTGTTGGCTTAGTAACAGTAAATGAAACGTAAAAACACATAGCTTAGTGTTGGACCTTACTAGCGTTCTGATAGAGTAAGGAAAAGGGACGATATAAAGGATTTCGACAGTGGTTTTGCTTCTTCCCCTTCAGTCTTTTGTTTTTCGTCGTTCCAGTCAAGCAGGTGAGCAACAGCGCCCCCCCTGTGAAGACGACTGGAAAAAGCCTGAGGATAGGGAGCCTAACAAACGGCCGAGCAGCTAGCCTCCCCTGCGACGTGGGTCTCCACAGCCCAGTCGTCCGATGCGGAATGAGGATGAGTCCCGCTTTGGAAGCCCTCATGCAGGCGGACGGGACTCCCTATTCGGGGAAGGGGGTGATGCTTGAGCCCTTCGTGCACCAGGTGGGAGGCCACTCCTGCGTGCTGCGCTTCGGGGAACAGACGATATGCAAACCCCTCATCCCCCGGGAGCACCAGTTCTACAAAAACCTGCCTCTGGAGATGAGGAAATTCACCCCTCAATATAAAGGTAAGATGCCAGCGTTTAGCCAAAGGGTGCAGCAGGAGGAGTGCTATTGTTTTGACTGTATTCAATGTGGGTTTGTAATCAGGGCCTGCACAAAAATATATGCGGCCTTGAGCAGAGTCTGGTTTGGGgtctcatttcctgtctggGCCACTAAACCACCAATGATGTCTTTTTAATGGGTTTAGCTTAAATtagttgttctttttgtttataaatgttccttttttttttacaaatatataaaatgttggGCGTATTCAAGGGGAGAGGGGGtccaatttttcagtttttaaatgctgATCCCATATAACACATGatcaaagaaataaacaagCCTTGTCTGATCTAATGCTATTTTGTTGGTGCATATCTAATAAATGGAAGCaaattatttagtttcaatGTACAGCGTTGCAGTACAGACTAATAATTGACTGATTAAGTCCTCCACAGACGCAAGCagtaaaaattataaatgtaagCTGAGCTGAAATGACTACAAATAAGTTGATCACTTACTTTTAATACTAAAGAAATTCAGacattaccgtattttccggactatagagcacacctcactataagccgcacccacaaagtaaaacaaacacaaaaaaactggaaacttaCATATATAAGCCGCATCAGGCTATATATGTACTATCTACACTGCTCTCGGTTTTTCATAAGGACGCAGCAGAGGGCTGCgtgttgtttccatgatgagggggtatgagtttgaaaataTTCCTCTGTcctgcctgctgctagcatgtgcttgttctaaataaaatcagcactttcttctttgatttacaattttgacttccaatgattcacttcctgctaaagagccccctggtggttgaagaaaaatccgcAGAAAAGCCTCACTGGGCTATAAGCCGTATGGTTCAAGGAATCTGAAAGAAGTAGCgacttatagtccgaaaaatacggtaaataTTTTAGAAGTGCTCTTTGGGAGTCCCCTTAATTAGTAGCTTCGTTTTCTTCTGTGTTGTACTGGGTCTGGTTGTAATCGCTGGTTTAAGGAACATTGCGTACACAACAGGACACATTCAGAGTGGATTGGATTCCTGTTTCTTAAATGCTATATCAATAATTTTTAAGATGCTGGTGGGCACATCTCATGTCCTGTGGAGAGTTTCAAATGGCACATGAATGTAGGAACTGACTTCCAGCCAGGAGGATGTGTAGCCAGGGGTGTCTTTTAAAACATCTACAGTTTCAAGATGAGAGACAACCCCACCGCCTGGATCAAAAATAACTGGGCCACATCACCTAGAACGGAGAGAGTAGCTCACTAGTCATTTGAAGGGATTCTAGTTTCAGAGAGCttcacacaaatacacattttcatacacacacacgcaggccTTTAATGAAGAGTGTAGTGTTTCCTGGTTGCAGCCAAGGCCAACAGGCTCACATTCACACTCGCAGACAATGACACCAAATGCATGCGAAAGCAGACGTCTCCTTCGGCCAAGTGACGGAGCTTGGGCTCATGAGTGCTATCTGACCCCTCGGTTATGTGGCTATAAAAAGATGCGGAGTCTGATTTAGATGATGGTCTTCTGGGCCTTTCGAAAGTACACTGCATAAACTAATGTTTAGAATTTCCTCACTTTTATCAGGAGGTATTGTCAGAAAATTTAATCTGCAATTAATgtatataaaatcaaatttttaaaaataattttactctaTTTTTAGAAGTAAACAATGTCTTTTACTACTACTTTGGGTCAAGGTTCAGACTTTCAGGCAAACAAGGAAACAGTAGCTGACAATAACCTTCATTTCAGTCATTCTCCTAATTTAGACATTTTGTGCCCTtgggttgtaaaaaaaaaaaaaacacatgtcTTCCTTGAATAAATCCTTATCACAGCTTTCCAAGCATCCTATTGGATTAATTAGGAGTGACTCAGAAGTTCCCACAACCTCTGAGAATGATTATGTTGCAACTCTAAATAGGATAGTCCCACTTTATGAGTTTCAGAGGCAGGGCTGTTGgtaggaagaggaagaagattATGACAGTGACGTCAAAGCACATGACATCAGCCGTCCTTCCTCTACTTGCTGTAGACTTTAAGACACTAAAAGTTAACAGAATACATGAATCACAGTGATGAATCAAGTCACTGGTCCTTTTGTTTATATCACTAGCTCTTCCTTTTCAAACGCTTTCTACCTCAagtttccttcctctttctttttaatatgtGTCGGTCACTGCAGCTGCCATGTTTATTCTCAGTGCAAAGCCTCCCCTCCCATCTCTGCAGCACTCAGGACCTTGTAGGGAGTTTTATTAGGACCTAGTGGGGGCAGACTTGGCTGTATGTTTGTTGGCTGTAtcacaaaaaattaatattGGGATCACATTGCAAAATGTTCGTCATCAGGATGTTTTCATAAGTTATTTGTTGAGCTAGTTTCTACTCAGATCTCGGCTTTGGAATATTTAGATATCTTAGTTAGAagcatttaacataaaaaaaatgcacaattgTGATTATGATTTGTTTTTCGTAGGCATCCGCACTAACAAagtcaaatctttttttcttgtttttttgactGGTCAGATGTTGTGTAAATGTATAGCATACATGGGGCTGAATTAGATTTTCATCTTGCAACCTCgagtacaaacaacaaaatgtttctcactACCACAGagtctaaaaatataaagtgaaatcagcaaaaatatcaaaacacaaccagaaaagcaataattaaaattatttctaagtggcaaaatgttttccattttgcttttgtAAGTCAGAAGAAAGTGCTTGGACCAGTAGTAGGCAGCAATCTAAGGAGTTGGTCacattttttttggcaattGTAAAACTTTAACTTCATTTGGGTAGACCCTGCAGAATGTCTAATTAacatttgaatgtttgttttgtataaCATGTTGATCTTTAGTAAACATCTCTTCCTTTGTCCTTCCTTTTCTTGCAGGTGTTGTGTCGGTTAGTTTCGAAGAAGACGAGGAAGGAAACCTGTGCCTCATCGCCTACCCTCTCCATAGTGAATCTGTGGACTTGGAAAACAAAGACCCTTCAGCGGACTGCCAAGAACCCAAGAGCAAGATGCTGAAATGGAGCAACAAGAAGCAGTCCCCGTTGCTGCAGGAGAAGGAAAACTACAGCAAAGACAGAGTTCGAAACAGCAGAAAAGAGGACAAAATCATGAGGTGAAGATGCTCACTAGAATGAGAGTGGTTTCTTTATATTCTATATGCAGCTCAGGAGCTAaaacttttctgtgttttttttcctccctgtgTAGTTATAATCGTGATgaggtccagcagcagcaggctgagGTTTTGTACTTCAGCTTGGAGAAAGGCAACGTGGTGTCACAGATCAAACACAACCCATGGAGTCTGAAGTGTCACCAACAGCATTTGCAGAGGATGAAGGAAAACGCAAAGCATCGCAACCAATACAGTATCCTTTTTTATGAATAACACTGCATTCAGTGACTTGCATGGCGATGCATCACTCAAGGGTAGAGTACATGTCTTCTTTATTGGTGTGATCCTTGACTCCCCGTCTCACAGAATTTATTCTGTTGGAAAACCTGACGTGGCGCTACAGAGTCCCGTGTGTGTTAGATTTAAAGATGGGGACCCGCCAACATGGAGACGATGCTTCAGAGGAGAAGAAAGCCAATCAGATCCGGAAGTGTCAACAGAGCACATCAGCATCTATTGGAGTGCGGCTCTGTGGGATGCAGGTAAAGAGATCAGTTTAATTAGGttggaaaagtctggaatttgATTTCTCTATTCTGCATGTCTGGATtgaaatgaacaaagaaaataagagTGTAGGGAAGACAAATTCAGCTCAGTAAATTAGAGCATAATCAAAACTTCTAGTGTACAAAATCATGCCACTGAGCACTAAATGTAGTCCACTCCCAGCAGCCGCTACAATTTTGATGGCATATATTATTGTTCGTATTGAATTATCAGGGCTTGCAGCTAATGGAAACCATAAAATTCAGCTTAGGATGTTGGATAAGACCaacaaagaaatgatttttaGTTCAGAAATGTTAGCCTAGTTAAAGTTTGTCCATATATTGCATGTACAATATGTGCACTTAGTtctttgtgatgatgtgctATAGATTCTGTGTTTTGGTCAGAGCAATactgaactttttaaacaagattttgttgctttattaaaaattttCCCTGTAGCTTGTGCACTATTTCAACTAcagattttccttccactaaatttTACATTACTGCGTTAAGATGCAGCATTCTTTAGCTCTGTCAGCTTACCCTGCTCTGTCATCTTAATACAAGATTTCTgtattgcaatgtttttttggaATTGGTCTTATTACTCTGACCCACATGGACAAATGTTTGTCAGATGAAGAAAAAGGTGAAATCTGAGATTTATAGACCATTaacctgttggggaaaaaatgtgagTTTAGTCCTTTTTGTTGATGGTATGACATGTTGAAATGAAAAGCGAATAAGAACCCTAACAGAGTGGATATCTGCATGTCTCTGCAGGTGTACCAGTCAGACTCCGGCCAGCTAATGTTCATGAACAAGTACCACGGGCGAAAGCTGACCCTTGCTGGTTTCAAGGAGGCTCTCTACCAGTTCTTCCACAATGGCCGCCGCCTTCGTCACGAGCTGTTGTCCCCGGTTCTGCGCCGGCTTCGGGAGATGCAGGCCGCCCTGGAGGCCTGCGAGTCCTACCGCTTCTACTCCAGCTCGCTGCTCATCATCTACGACGGCGACCCTCCCAGGACTCCAGCCAGACCCAGACATCGAGGAGGGGAGGAAGGCGATGAGGATGAGCCATctgatgaagaagaggaggaatgCGAAGAGGAAGGAGCGTTTGGATTCCCTCGCTCTTCCTCCACCAGTGCAGCCGGTGGTCTGTCTGGCAGCGGCAGCAGTCACTCCTCGCATGGAGCAGGAGAGGTCAGCAGCCCCGAAGTGGACGTGCGCATGATTGACTTTGCTCACACCACATGTCGGCACTACGGAGAGGACAGTGTGGTCCACGAAGGCCAAGACAGCGGCTTCATCTTTGGCCTCCAGAATCTGATCACCATCATCTCTCAGTTGGAGGAGCACAGCACTGACTGAAGGCACATCGGAGCTGACCTGGTTTAAATTTTAAGCATGGGAGAAAAGTTCTTTGGAGCTACAAACCCCACTGCTTCACCCCCTGAGGTGCTTCATGCCTGAACAGGGGTCCGCTTGGTGGAAACCCCAGATGCCTCTCGGTTAGAGGAAGAGTCTGCAAGGTTGATCCTGCGCTCTTGCTCACCTGCTGAAGGAAAGGGCTGCTACTGCCCTCTCTtgcacttttctcttttatgaGACTGAGACTTTTTCTTTGTGATACATGGTAGAAGCATTGTTGCATGAGACGGACGATTTTTCTACAGGTTCTCTCCTTTGACGTTGTAAGAcctccctcctccctctcctctggTACAAATTGGTATCTTTTAGTTCTCtctgagagagaaagaaagaggcaGACGTTTGAAGCTATACTTAGGTAGGATGCTGCCGTGGTGCTTACTCTGTGATATTACATCCTTTTTGTTAATGAACTGCTCCCAACAGCAGAGCACAACTTAGTGGAGGAGTTAACTAGTTACATGAACAAGCTGACCTTAGCTGGCTCGGTCAGCAGCCTTGTAGCAAcggacaaaataaacatcaaacaaggacttttttgtgtttctattgaCGTCTTGTGTGAGAGATTGTTGTCTACCACGCACTTggatttagactttttttttgtgggatATTATTTAGGTTTAGAAGAAGGGATTTgccttttacattatttttcctGCACTTCCCAcctatataaatatgttttgaaaaggGGATTTTATTGGAGTTTCTTTTTGTCATTCATCTTCTTCCTCATTCCTGCAAATCTGACTTGAAGAGGATATATTGATAAGAACACTAGCTTCAGAGactataaactatttattttaaatgattctttaaaaaaaaatggaaacaagcaCATTCCTTATTACCACTTTAAATGTTCTGTCCTCCTGAGcgtctgatttattgtttttttgcataCTTCTGTTAAGTGTCTTGGTAAATAAAGGCATTCATTGTGgtaaaatctattttctgtGTTGTGCTTATTTAAATTCAGAGTGAACAGTccagaaatgtcaaaaagaagaaatgaaaatgaaatgtgagCAGGTGGCATTCAGCAAAAAGGGGAAGCAGTGCTGTTTTACTTTACTAATTATCTATAATTTGCTTAAATTAtagataaaatgtttgcattctGGGAAGAACAGGTGAGTGCTATTGAAGCAAACTTTTCGTTCCCTTTGCTAGTCCATATGTTCATTGCATTTCTCTAACTTTCTCAACAAAGTAGCATTCCACTAATTTGATTTTTAGACTATGAACCAGtattgtagtcaagaccacttAACCCAAGACCAGTGTATCAAGACTGAGACTTTTAGGGTCCgagaccaagtcaagaccaagaccagcgcctcgcgctacatgac from the Xiphophorus maculatus strain JP 163 A chromosome 20, X_maculatus-5.0-male, whole genome shotgun sequence genome contains:
- the LOC102229327 gene encoding inositol hexakisphosphate kinase 2-like — translated: MRMSPALEALMQADGTPYSGKGVMLEPFVHQVGGHSCVLRFGEQTICKPLIPREHQFYKNLPLEMRKFTPQYKGVVSVSFEEDEEGNLCLIAYPLHSESVDLENKDPSADCQEPKSKMLKWSNKKQSPLLQEKENYSKDRVRNSRKEDKIMSYNRDEVQQQQAEVLYFSLEKGNVVSQIKHNPWSLKCHQQHLQRMKENAKHRNQYKFILLENLTWRYRVPCVLDLKMGTRQHGDDASEEKKANQIRKCQQSTSASIGVRLCGMQVYQSDSGQLMFMNKYHGRKLTLAGFKEALYQFFHNGRRLRHELLSPVLRRLREMQAALEACESYRFYSSSLLIIYDGDPPRTPARPRHRGGEEGDEDEPSDEEEEECEEEGAFGFPRSSSTSAAGGLSGSGSSHSSHGAGEVSSPEVDVRMIDFAHTTCRHYGEDSVVHEGQDSGFIFGLQNLITIISQLEEHSTD